A region of Moorena sp. SIOASIH DNA encodes the following proteins:
- a CDS encoding ribulose bisphosphate carboxylase small subunit: MSQHYYISPRFIDKLAVHITKNFLEIPHVRVPLILGIHGRKGEGKSFQCELVFERMGIEAVHMSSGELESPDAGDPARLIRLRYRETAEMIRVKGKMCVLMINDLDAGAGRFDERTQYTVNTQLVHGTLMNIADNPTNVQLPGSYDSQPIHRVPIIVTGNDFSTLYAPLTRDGRMTKFYWEPNREDRIGIVSGIFHGDGLSSGEIEQLIDTFDNQAIDFFSALRSRIYDEQIRKFIYDIGLDRVSSRVVNTKEGPPKFETPNFSLSRLIEFGELIKAEQQRLELSGLAREYNQVPSLTSHASNTNTNTNSNYTIPTPDQPQANHKTPLSNSVISESTSPKVANGLNHSETGEHNGSKKPLDLGLDLETQDQIGELLAQGYRLTLEYGNERRVKNNAWKSGNPLPENNVSEAIAALTERLGEHKGEYVRLIGIDTKAKRRVLEKIIQRP, translated from the coding sequence ATGTCCCAGCACTATTACATTTCTCCCCGGTTTATCGATAAACTGGCAGTTCACATCACTAAAAACTTCCTTGAGATACCTCATGTCCGTGTGCCTCTAATTTTGGGAATTCATGGACGGAAGGGGGAGGGTAAGTCCTTTCAGTGTGAGCTTGTGTTCGAGCGCATGGGAATTGAAGCGGTTCATATGTCTTCTGGTGAGCTAGAAAGCCCAGATGCTGGGGATCCAGCCCGTCTGATCCGCTTGCGCTACCGAGAAACGGCTGAAATGATCCGAGTCAAGGGTAAGATGTGTGTGCTGATGATTAATGACTTGGATGCTGGGGCGGGACGGTTCGATGAACGCACCCAATATACGGTAAATACCCAGCTGGTGCATGGTACGTTGATGAACATTGCTGATAATCCCACCAATGTCCAACTTCCAGGGAGTTATGACTCACAACCGATCCACCGAGTACCGATTATTGTCACTGGTAATGATTTTTCTACTCTCTATGCGCCCTTGACTCGGGATGGTCGGATGACCAAATTCTACTGGGAGCCCAACCGAGAAGACCGGATTGGTATTGTTAGTGGTATCTTTCACGGAGATGGACTCTCTAGCGGGGAGATTGAACAACTGATTGATACCTTCGACAATCAAGCCATTGATTTCTTCAGTGCTTTGCGATCGCGTATTTACGATGAACAAATCCGTAAGTTTATTTACGATATTGGTCTAGACCGAGTTTCCTCTCGTGTAGTCAACACTAAGGAAGGACCGCCCAAATTTGAAACACCAAACTTTAGCCTCTCCCGCTTAATTGAGTTTGGAGAACTGATTAAAGCTGAACAGCAACGGTTAGAACTCAGCGGACTAGCTAGGGAGTACAATCAAGTTCCGTCCCTGACGAGCCACGCAAGTAATACAAATACTAATACAAATAGTAATTATACTATCCCAACCCCTGACCAACCTCAAGCAAACCACAAGACACCTCTATCCAATTCAGTCATCAGTGAGTCAACTAGCCCTAAGGTCGCCAACGGCTTAAATCACTCTGAGACAGGAGAGCACAACGGTAGCAAAAAGCCATTAGATCTAGGATTAGATCTAGAAACGCAAGACCAGATTGGAGAGCTTTTGGCTCAAGGTTACCGCCTTACCCTAGAATACGGCAATGAGCGTCGGGTTAAGAATAATGCTTGGAAAAGTGGGAATCCATTACCAGAAAACAATGTATCGGAAGCGATCGCTGCTTTGACAGAACGCTTAGGGGAGCATAAGGGTGAGTATGTGCGCCTAATTGGTATCGACACCAAAGCCAAGCGGCGGGTTCTCGAAAAGATTATCCAACGGCCTTGA
- the sfsA gene encoding DNA/RNA nuclease SfsA, producing the protein MTNDNNLIYSYPPLKAGTLLKRYKRFLADIELPSGEIITAHCPNTGPMIGVSTIGSPVQVSHSDNPKRKLQYTWEMIQVKDNEPTWVGVNTALPNRVIKSALEQKLIPELADSYSEIRPEVRYGKERKSRVDFLLTGSERPIYLEVKSATLAEENRALFPDTVTTRGQKHLQELMALLPEARAVMLYFINRADCLHFAPGDNYDPNYGKLLREAVSKGLEVLPCRFEITPLGVRYLGLATFEC; encoded by the coding sequence ATGACTAATGACAATAACTTGATTTACTCCTACCCACCCCTAAAAGCTGGAACTTTACTCAAACGCTACAAACGTTTTCTTGCGGATATTGAACTGCCATCAGGGGAAATTATTACTGCTCACTGCCCGAACACTGGCCCAATGATCGGAGTTTCAACTATTGGCTCTCCTGTACAAGTGTCCCATAGTGATAACCCAAAGCGGAAGTTACAATATACTTGGGAAATGATTCAGGTCAAGGACAATGAACCAACTTGGGTAGGGGTTAATACCGCTTTACCTAATCGAGTGATTAAGTCAGCATTGGAACAAAAACTGATTCCCGAGTTAGCGGACAGCTACAGCGAAATCCGCCCTGAGGTGCGTTACGGAAAAGAACGGAAAAGCCGGGTGGATTTTTTACTGACTGGCTCAGAGCGCCCGATTTATTTAGAAGTGAAAAGTGCTACCTTAGCTGAAGAGAATCGTGCTTTGTTCCCTGATACAGTTACTACTCGTGGACAAAAACATCTGCAAGAACTGATGGCACTACTTCCTGAAGCACGAGCGGTCATGCTTTATTTTATTAATCGTGCTGATTGTTTGCACTTTGCTCCTGGTGATAACTATGACCCAAACTATGGTAAACTTTTAAGAGAAGCAGTTAGCAAAGGTTTGGAAGTGTTGCCTTGTCGCTTTGAAATTACCCCGTTAGGAGTTCGCTATTTGGGGTTAGCAACCTTTGAGTGTTGA